One genomic segment of Clostridium estertheticum subsp. estertheticum includes these proteins:
- a CDS encoding GntP family permease, producing the protein MAVINWSGAIFGLIVAIVLIFRKVSPVYALFGGAIIGGLVGGASLTQTTQIVIDGTSSVMGAVVRVLAAGILAGILIESGAAERIAETIVEKLGEKKALLAIAIATMVITAVGVFIAVSVIIVAPIALSVGKKVGLTKSSILLAMVGGGKAGNIISPNPNTIAVAKGFNLDLAQVMINGFIPAIVGLIVTYFVATMLSKKGELIKESEAIVTTTKEKPSFAKSMVAPIVAILLLSLSPIGNIFHIQFLAKIKIDSMIILPLAGLIGLIAMGQFNKVVEYTTSGLNKMTGTAIILIGAGAIAGVISKSNLSAVVVQCIHSAGISGVFLAPISGILMAGATASTATGAILASGSFGKAILAMGVPPLNAAIMVHTGATVIDHLPHGNFFHASADSVKMKIKERMKLIPYESMVGGSMMITATIIYGFLK; encoded by the coding sequence ATGGCTGTAATTAATTGGAGTGGAGCAATATTTGGTTTAATAGTTGCTATAGTTTTAATATTTAGAAAGGTAAGTCCTGTATACGCACTTTTTGGAGGTGCTATTATAGGCGGATTAGTTGGCGGTGCTAGTTTGACTCAAACTACACAAATTGTTATTGATGGTACCAGCAGCGTAATGGGGGCAGTGGTTAGAGTGCTCGCAGCAGGAATACTCGCAGGTATTCTAATTGAGTCTGGTGCAGCAGAGAGAATTGCAGAAACTATAGTGGAAAAGCTGGGCGAAAAAAAGGCTCTTTTAGCAATAGCCATTGCAACTATGGTTATAACTGCTGTAGGTGTATTTATTGCAGTTTCAGTTATTATAGTTGCACCAATAGCATTGTCCGTAGGTAAAAAAGTTGGACTTACTAAATCTTCAATACTTTTAGCGATGGTAGGTGGAGGTAAGGCTGGAAACATAATTTCTCCTAATCCCAATACTATAGCAGTAGCAAAAGGTTTTAATTTAGATCTAGCACAAGTAATGATTAATGGTTTTATACCTGCAATAGTAGGATTAATAGTAACATATTTCGTTGCTACAATGTTAAGTAAAAAAGGTGAATTAATTAAAGAATCAGAAGCAATTGTAACTACTACAAAAGAAAAACCAAGTTTCGCCAAATCAATGGTGGCTCCAATTGTAGCAATTTTATTGTTATCATTAAGTCCTATTGGAAATATATTTCATATACAATTTTTAGCGAAAATTAAAATTGATTCTATGATTATACTGCCACTTGCAGGATTAATAGGATTAATCGCAATGGGTCAATTTAATAAAGTTGTTGAATATACCACTTCAGGGTTAAATAAAATGACAGGTACTGCCATAATATTAATTGGTGCAGGTGCAATTGCAGGTGTCATTTCTAAATCTAATTTAAGTGCGGTAGTGGTACAATGTATCCACTCGGCAGGTATTTCAGGGGTGTTTTTAGCACCGATATCAGGAATACTCATGGCAGGAGCTACTGCATCAACAGCTACAGGAGCAATTCTAGCATCTGGAAGCTTTGGAAAAGCAATATTAGCTATGGGAGTACCTCCATTAAATGCGGCAATTATGGTACATACAGGGGCTACAGTTATTGATCATTTGCCACATGGTAATTTCTTTCATGCTTCAGCGGATTCTGTAAAAATGAAAATTAAAGAACGTATGAAACTTATTCCATATGAATCTATGGTTGGTGGATCTATGATGATTACAGCAACTATCATATATGGATTTTTAAAATAA
- a CDS encoding UDP-glucose dehydrogenase family protein yields the protein MNICVIGAGYVGLITALCFGKKGNTVICVEKNLDKLSMLNNGVPTIFEEGLDELLKESLNTDSVKFTDNLEMGIKSSDIIFIAVGTPTKDNWDVDIGQVEVVINLISPYINKYKVVVTKSTVPVGTQKYITSKLLENNVPKEYFDVVSNPEFLREGKAIYDFFHGDKIVLGSESQKALEVMRKLYEPFKIKMVLTNPETAELIKYTSNAMLSVKISFINEIANLCNKACADIDVIAYALGLDKRISPLFLKAGLGYGGSCFPKDTKALVKMSENYNCNLNIVKATVDVNEKQRVLPVDILLEHYKIIEGKTVGILGLTFKPDTDDIREAPSLYIIEKLLKNKVNIKAYDPMVTKEIKNIFPDITYCDGVYECLEDCDAMIICTEWNEFYSIDLCKVNEIMRESIIIDGRNILDIEKIKEANIKAYYSVGKGNIKN from the coding sequence ATGAATATATGCGTTATTGGAGCTGGATATGTAGGACTCATAACGGCATTATGTTTTGGTAAAAAAGGAAATACGGTTATTTGTGTAGAAAAAAACTTGGATAAATTAAGTATGCTTAATAATGGTGTACCAACTATCTTTGAAGAGGGATTAGATGAATTACTAAAAGAGTCTTTAAATACAGATAGTGTTAAGTTTACTGACAATTTAGAAATGGGAATTAAATCTTCAGATATAATATTTATTGCTGTAGGAACTCCAACAAAGGATAATTGGGATGTAGATATTGGACAAGTAGAAGTGGTAATAAATTTAATTTCACCTTATATCAATAAATATAAAGTAGTAGTAACTAAAAGTACAGTGCCAGTAGGTACTCAAAAATATATAACAAGTAAGTTATTAGAAAATAATGTGCCAAAGGAATACTTTGATGTAGTTTCTAACCCAGAATTCTTAAGGGAAGGAAAAGCAATATATGATTTTTTCCATGGCGATAAAATAGTCTTAGGTTCAGAATCACAAAAGGCTTTGGAGGTAATGAGAAAATTGTACGAGCCATTTAAAATAAAGATGGTTTTAACTAACCCAGAAACAGCAGAATTAATTAAATATACCTCTAACGCGATGTTATCTGTGAAAATTTCTTTTATCAATGAAATAGCTAATCTTTGCAATAAAGCTTGCGCTGACATTGATGTAATTGCATATGCTTTAGGACTAGATAAGAGAATTTCACCATTGTTTTTAAAAGCTGGATTAGGTTATGGTGGATCTTGCTTCCCGAAAGACACAAAAGCATTAGTTAAAATGTCTGAAAATTATAATTGTAATCTAAATATTGTAAAGGCCACTGTTGATGTAAATGAAAAACAAAGAGTATTACCAGTGGATATATTATTAGAACACTATAAAATAATTGAAGGCAAAACAGTAGGTATATTAGGCTTGACGTTTAAACCGGATACAGATGATATTAGGGAAGCCCCATCTTTATATATAATCGAAAAATTATTAAAGAATAAAGTCAATATAAAAGCTTATGATCCTATGGTCACAAAGGAAATAAAAAATATATTTCCAGATATAACTTATTGTGATGGAGTGTATGAATGTTTAGAAGACTGTGATGCAATGATAATTTGTACAGAATGGAATGAGTTCTATAGCATAGATTTATGTAAGGTTAATGAGATTATGCGTGAATCTATAATAATTGATGGAAGAAATATATTGGATATAGAGAAAATTAAAGAGGCTAATATTAAAGCATATTATTCTGTAGGGAAAGGAAATATTAAAAATTAA
- a CDS encoding SNF2 helicase associated domain-containing protein: MEMLFRKKPTTENLGVKFLGNNNDINEEIIRENTDKETYKVGSNYYLDNKVKDIDVEIEDLGNFEDYTQTTITSNVQSSKFDLYKVDVSFDNINLFINYNCDCNKYSFGYYGRRNMCKHVVATLLKYVNEKEQIIKVKKMVKTNNLIKQITNNINVAQRAKIYLNIDIKYEHGSISDNTKSFVSLKIGEDKQYVVKNIKEFLICYNKSFELMEFGKKFTYNPSLHSFRDEDLNIIEIFKEAGELQSLAGAANTYKSNQVKFLSGKKAYFTDSMIKRLLKCLYNRDLSVVIKGETFTNVHIEKESMPLEFNINREADKFILEQKNNMPVSLTSDGEFFFYEGKIYEPPVTQRDTYMPFYNRFKDEKNGCIEFYEEEKDDVASFVLPTLNKISSKVDIDMSLKNEFYVKELKAIVYFEKKSENVEALITFKYGDIEINPFNSKENKVQEGRALIRDMDKEMSIINQFNQSGFVRSDNGFEMLDEEKLLEFLVSGLEKLQQMADVYYSEEFKKISVHGNTGYKSNIRLNKDNLLEFNFSIEGVDNIELKNIFASLREKRKYHRLKNGSFVLLDSNNLLKVAEMIEYLNIKDKDISKNKILLSKYNALYIEEKLKREQMDFVDTNKKFKELVYDLKNTNELKVIVPSSLDSIMRDYQKTGFKWLKTLAKCGFGGILADEMGLGKTLQAIAFILSEVEENDIKQPTLVVCPTSVVYNWKDEIEKFAPSLNCIVISGNIRQREEQKQNIGDNDVVITSYSLIRRDLEEYKKIQFRYCFLDEAQFIKNFNSQNSAAVKSLNALGRFALTGTPIENSLTELWSIFDFIMPGYMLNHSAFSKKFEAPIVKDGNANALKELNNHVKPFILRRTKVEVAKDLPPKIEHRISVEMTEEQKKIYLAYLKDAKGELEEDVREKGFNKSKFKVLSILTRLRQICCDPSTFIENYNGGSGKMEALDEILVNSLEEGHRILIFSQFTRVLKNIASRLDTKDINYMYLDGSTKSEKRVKMVKDFNEGESQVFLISLKAGGTGINLTGADMVIHFDPWWNPAVEAQATDRAHRIGQKKTVEVIKLIARGTIEEKIFKLQQKKKEVTDSVINDETGAELFLSQMSQNDIEDLFV; the protein is encoded by the coding sequence ATGGAAATGTTATTTAGAAAAAAGCCAACAACAGAAAACTTAGGGGTGAAATTTTTGGGTAATAATAATGATATTAATGAAGAGATAATACGAGAGAATACTGATAAAGAGACTTATAAAGTTGGAAGCAATTACTATTTGGATAATAAGGTTAAGGATATAGATGTAGAAATAGAAGACTTGGGAAATTTTGAGGATTATACACAAACTACGATAACTTCAAATGTACAGTCCTCAAAATTTGATTTATATAAAGTAGATGTAAGTTTTGATAATATTAATTTGTTTATAAACTATAACTGTGATTGCAATAAATATAGTTTCGGTTATTACGGGCGCAGAAATATGTGCAAACATGTTGTGGCTACATTATTAAAGTATGTTAATGAGAAAGAACAAATTATTAAAGTGAAAAAAATGGTTAAAACAAATAATTTAATTAAACAAATAACTAATAATATTAATGTGGCTCAAAGAGCAAAAATATATTTAAATATAGATATAAAATACGAGCACGGATCTATTAGCGATAATACAAAATCATTTGTGAGCTTAAAAATCGGTGAGGATAAGCAATATGTAGTTAAAAATATAAAAGAATTCTTAATTTGTTATAATAAAAGTTTTGAGCTTATGGAATTTGGTAAGAAATTTACATATAATCCTTCTTTGCACTCTTTTAGGGATGAAGATCTAAATATTATAGAAATTTTTAAGGAAGCAGGTGAACTTCAGTCGTTAGCGGGGGCTGCAAATACATATAAGAGTAACCAGGTAAAGTTTCTGTCCGGTAAAAAAGCTTATTTTACTGATAGCATGATTAAAAGATTATTAAAGTGCTTATACAATAGAGATTTATCTGTTGTTATAAAGGGTGAGACATTTACTAATGTACATATAGAAAAGGAATCTATGCCTTTAGAGTTTAATATAAATAGGGAAGCCGATAAATTTATATTAGAGCAAAAGAATAATATGCCTGTTTCGCTAACTAGTGATGGTGAATTCTTTTTTTATGAAGGGAAAATATATGAGCCACCAGTTACACAAAGGGATACTTATATGCCCTTTTATAATAGATTTAAAGATGAAAAAAATGGTTGCATAGAATTTTATGAAGAAGAGAAAGATGATGTAGCATCATTTGTACTTCCAACATTAAATAAAATAAGTAGTAAAGTTGATATAGATATGTCCCTTAAAAACGAATTTTATGTAAAAGAACTTAAGGCAATTGTTTATTTTGAAAAAAAGTCTGAAAATGTTGAGGCTCTTATAACTTTCAAATATGGAGATATAGAAATAAACCCTTTTAATAGTAAAGAAAACAAAGTACAAGAGGGAAGAGCACTTATAAGAGACATGGATAAGGAAATGAGTATCATAAATCAATTTAATCAATCTGGATTTGTTCGCAGTGATAATGGTTTTGAAATGTTAGATGAGGAAAAACTTTTAGAGTTTTTAGTTTCAGGACTCGAAAAACTTCAGCAGATGGCGGATGTTTATTATTCGGAGGAATTTAAAAAAATAAGTGTGCATGGAAATACTGGATATAAGTCAAATATTAGACTCAATAAGGATAATCTTTTAGAATTTAACTTTAGTATTGAAGGTGTAGATAATATTGAACTTAAAAATATTTTTGCATCACTAAGAGAAAAAAGAAAATATCATAGGCTCAAAAATGGAAGTTTTGTATTACTAGATTCTAATAATTTACTAAAAGTTGCAGAAATGATAGAGTACTTAAATATAAAAGATAAAGATATTTCAAAAAATAAAATTTTGCTTTCTAAATATAATGCACTATATATAGAAGAAAAATTAAAACGAGAACAGATGGATTTCGTTGATACAAATAAAAAATTTAAAGAGCTAGTTTATGATTTGAAAAATACAAATGAATTAAAAGTAATAGTTCCAAGCTCTTTAGATAGTATAATGAGAGATTACCAAAAAACTGGATTTAAATGGTTAAAAACTCTTGCTAAATGTGGATTTGGAGGAATACTCGCAGATGAAATGGGCCTTGGAAAAACACTCCAGGCTATAGCATTTATTTTGTCTGAAGTGGAGGAAAATGATATCAAACAACCAACACTTGTAGTATGTCCAACTTCAGTTGTATACAATTGGAAGGATGAAATAGAAAAGTTTGCACCTTCGCTAAATTGTATAGTAATATCTGGGAATATACGCCAGAGAGAAGAACAAAAACAAAACATAGGGGACAATGATGTGGTTATAACATCATATTCACTTATAAGGCGGGACCTTGAGGAGTATAAAAAAATTCAATTTAGATATTGTTTTTTAGATGAGGCCCAGTTTATCAAAAATTTTAATTCTCAAAATTCTGCTGCTGTAAAAAGTTTGAATGCTTTAGGGAGATTCGCACTTACAGGAACACCTATTGAAAATTCTCTTACTGAACTTTGGTCAATTTTTGATTTTATAATGCCAGGTTATATGTTAAATCATAGTGCTTTTTCAAAAAAATTCGAAGCGCCAATTGTAAAAGATGGAAATGCAAATGCACTAAAGGAATTAAATAATCATGTAAAACCATTTATACTTAGGCGAACAAAGGTTGAGGTTGCAAAAGATTTACCTCCAAAAATAGAACATAGAATTTCAGTGGAAATGACAGAGGAGCAGAAGAAAATCTATTTAGCTTATTTAAAGGATGCTAAAGGAGAATTAGAAGAAGATGTTAGGGAGAAAGGATTTAATAAAAGTAAGTTTAAGGTACTTTCAATATTAACAAGGTTAAGGCAAATATGCTGTGACCCATCTACTTTTATAGAAAATTATAATGGAGGTAGTGGCAAAATGGAAGCTCTAGATGAAATTTTAGTTAATAGTTTAGAGGAAGGTCATAGAATATTAATATTTTCTCAATTTACAAGAGTTTTGAAGAATATTGCGAGTAGATTAGATACTAAAGATATAAACTATATGTATCTTGATGGTTCAACAAAGTCAGAAAAAAGAGTTAAGATGGTGAAGGATTTTAATGAAGGAGAGTCACAGGTATTCTTAATATCTCTAAAAGCTGGTGGGACTGGGATAAACCTTACAGGCGCAGATATGGTCATACATTTTGATCCTTGGTGGAATCCGGCCGTAGAAGCTCAAGCAACAGATAGAGCTCATAGAATTGGACAGAAAAAAACAGTAGAGGTTATAAAATTAATAGCAAGAGGAACTATAGAAGAAAAAATATTTAAGCTTCAACAAAAGAAAAAAGAAGTTACAGATAGTGTAATTAATGATGAAACGGGAGCAGAATTGTTCTTATCGCAGATGAGTCAAAATGATATTGAAGATTTATTTGTATAA
- a CDS encoding MBL fold metallo-hydrolase: MSFVRLSKTVEYMYKLHHRNFKLYFKPIKAPLYEPIVKNSIHWVGHATVVINLNNKIIVTDPVTSLNLGELKRLVKPSLNLSSINIDYIVLSHGHMDHMNYSTLRKINKSAIVIAPIYLNIPLKILGFKNIVLLNHAEIYSDRHIKIKALKANHDGRRYPWGAKAESNSYIIESSLKKIFFAGDTALTDAYKDLIADVAIMPVGCYKPDEFQEMHCSPEQSFKMFKMTKAKLMIPIHYKTYILAQDKDEDTVNTLNRINDGSIKIIDIGQTVKL; this comes from the coding sequence ATGAGCTTTGTTAGATTATCTAAAACAGTTGAATATATGTATAAATTACATCATAGAAACTTTAAATTGTACTTTAAACCTATAAAAGCGCCGTTATATGAGCCCATAGTAAAAAATTCTATTCATTGGGTAGGTCATGCTACTGTAGTCATTAACTTAAACAATAAGATTATAGTAACTGACCCTGTAACTAGTTTAAATCTTGGTGAACTAAAAAGGTTAGTTAAACCCTCTTTAAATTTATCATCCATTAATATTGATTACATAGTTCTTTCTCATGGTCATATGGATCATATGAATTATTCAACTCTTAGGAAAATAAACAAAAGTGCTATAGTGATTGCCCCTATTTACTTAAACATCCCTTTAAAAATTTTAGGTTTTAAAAATATAGTGCTTCTAAATCATGCTGAAATATATAGTGATAGACACATAAAAATAAAAGCATTAAAAGCAAATCACGATGGAAGGCGTTACCCTTGGGGAGCTAAAGCTGAGAGCAACTCCTATATAATTGAAAGTAGCCTTAAAAAGATCTTTTTTGCTGGTGATACTGCTCTCACTGATGCATATAAAGATTTAATAGCAGATGTAGCCATCATGCCTGTAGGCTGCTACAAACCTGATGAATTCCAAGAGATGCATTGTTCTCCAGAGCAAAGCTTTAAAATGTTTAAAATGACAAAGGCTAAATTAATGATACCAATTCATTATAAAACCTATATTTTAGCTCAAGATAAGGATGAGGACACTGTTAATACATTAAATAGAATAAATGATGGGAGTATAAAAATTATTGATATAGGCCAAACTGTAAAATTATAA
- a CDS encoding CdaR family transcriptional regulator, with protein MKLSKTIAQRIVLQMMDVIPYNINVMDENGVIIGSGDIKRIGDVHEGAKKAIDNQFINEVYEEEDGGMKPGVNEPIIVDENIIGVIGITGHPDEVRRFSKLVRVTAALLIEQSKLDEEIQNKRLNRQRFYQDLAHRTTEYDEDFHARAKSYGLDLTKKSQAILVYINSNLSEYRILCNKHPHYYDIDDNKTVFFSTINYKNNTILMDMQESLDINKICLGGEEDIAAVSLKNAELAMEFGIKIKPSSLIYNYDDLKFFIHLSYDNKESLIYMFSNLDKSGNKLELVKTIQAYVEHNGDINKVSSSLNIHRNTLNYRLERIKQLTGKNPKNLLDLFELLCGIIWR; from the coding sequence TTGAAGTTATCGAAAACTATAGCACAAAGAATTGTTTTGCAAATGATGGATGTTATTCCTTACAATATAAATGTCATGGATGAAAATGGCGTAATTATAGGTAGTGGAGATATTAAACGTATTGGAGATGTTCATGAAGGTGCTAAGAAAGCAATAGATAATCAATTTATAAATGAAGTATATGAAGAAGAAGACGGAGGAATGAAACCAGGGGTAAACGAGCCTATTATTGTAGATGAAAATATAATAGGAGTAATAGGCATTACGGGGCATCCTGATGAGGTGAGAAGGTTTAGTAAGCTTGTCCGTGTAACTGCCGCTTTATTAATTGAGCAATCTAAACTAGATGAGGAAATTCAGAATAAAAGGTTAAATAGGCAGAGGTTTTATCAGGATTTGGCTCACAGAACAACGGAGTATGATGAAGATTTTCATGCGAGGGCTAAAAGTTATGGTCTTGATCTTACAAAAAAAAGTCAGGCTATCCTTGTGTACATAAATTCAAATTTAAGTGAATATAGAATATTATGTAATAAGCACCCTCACTATTATGATATAGATGATAATAAAACAGTATTTTTTAGTACAATTAATTATAAAAATAATACAATATTAATGGATATGCAAGAGAGCTTAGACATAAATAAAATATGTTTAGGAGGAGAAGAGGACATTGCTGCTGTTTCACTAAAAAATGCAGAACTAGCAATGGAATTTGGTATTAAGATAAAACCGTCATCTTTAATATACAATTATGATGATTTAAAGTTCTTTATTCATTTATCTTATGATAACAAAGAATCATTAATTTATATGTTTTCAAATCTTGATAAATCTGGGAATAAACTAGAACTTGTTAAAACTATACAAGCATATGTTGAACATAATGGTGATATTAATAAAGTATCTAGTAGCCTTAATATACATAGGAATACCTTAAATTACAGGTTGGAAAGAATAAAACAACTGACAGGAAAGAATCCAAAAAATTTGTTGGATTTATTTGAATTATTATGTGGGATAATTTGGAGATAA
- a CDS encoding glycerate kinase, with product MKQDLVIVLAPDSFKESMTAKEVCTAMERGIKKANDKITCVHVPMADGGEGTMQSLVDATNGKVYSLEVVGPLGNMVEAQYGILGEGEVGILEMASASGIQLIPAKQRNPLLTTTYGTGQLINACLDHGVKKILIGIGGSATNDGGAGVVQALGGKLLDKQGNELGFGGGELGKLTSIDLKNFDPRLKEVVIEVACDVNNPLCGEKGASNVFGPQKGATKEMIGILDDNLKHYADIIKNQLGKDVIDVPGAGAAGGLGAGLLAFLNGTLKKGIEMVIEYTGLEEKVKDADMVWTGEGSIDYQTQYGKTPFGVAAVASKHNKPVIALAGKVGEGIDILYESGIDSIFGIMQGVTSIEEALVNGPENVEKTAENIIRLMNLL from the coding sequence ATGAAACAGGATTTAGTTATTGTATTAGCACCAGATTCTTTTAAGGAAAGTATGACAGCGAAAGAAGTTTGCACGGCAATGGAAAGAGGAATAAAAAAGGCAAATGATAAAATTACCTGCGTACATGTACCAATGGCTGATGGAGGGGAAGGAACTATGCAATCATTGGTAGATGCTACTAATGGAAAAGTATATTCTTTAGAAGTAGTTGGACCGCTTGGAAATATGGTAGAAGCACAATATGGTATTTTAGGAGAAGGAGAAGTAGGTATATTAGAAATGGCTAGTGCCAGTGGAATACAGTTAATACCTGCAAAGCAAAGGAATCCTTTGTTAACAACAACTTATGGTACTGGGCAGCTTATAAATGCTTGCTTAGATCATGGAGTAAAAAAAATATTAATAGGTATTGGTGGAAGTGCTACAAATGACGGTGGAGCGGGAGTTGTACAAGCACTTGGTGGAAAACTATTAGATAAGCAGGGGAATGAATTAGGTTTCGGTGGTGGAGAATTAGGAAAACTAACTAGCATTGATTTAAAGAATTTTGACCCTCGCTTAAAAGAAGTTGTGATTGAAGTAGCTTGTGATGTTAACAATCCACTTTGTGGAGAAAAAGGAGCTTCAAATGTATTTGGTCCACAAAAAGGAGCTACCAAAGAAATGATAGGAATATTAGATGATAACTTGAAACACTATGCAGATATAATAAAAAATCAACTTGGCAAAGATGTTATAGATGTACCAGGTGCTGGAGCAGCCGGAGGACTCGGGGCTGGACTTTTGGCATTTTTAAATGGTACTTTGAAGAAAGGTATCGAAATGGTAATTGAATATACTGGACTAGAAGAAAAAGTGAAAGATGCAGATATGGTTTGGACTGGAGAAGGAAGTATAGATTACCAAACTCAATATGGAAAAACTCCTTTTGGTGTTGCGGCAGTTGCTAGTAAGCACAATAAGCCAGTTATTGCATTAGCCGGAAAAGTTGGTGAAGGCATAGATATATTATATGAAAGTGGGATAGATTCAATATTTGGTATCATGCAAGGAGTAACTTCTATTGAGGAAGCTTTAGTGAATGGACCGGAAAACGTTGAAAAAACAGCTGAAAATATAATAAGACTTATGAACTTATTATAA
- a CDS encoding GDP-mannose 4,6-dehydratase: MNNSILVTGGAGFIGSNLCDYLLKNNNKIIIVDNFNDFYNPLIKRNNITKIQNSMKINNITDDNLIIKEGDIRDTIFLTKIFSLYKIDIVIHLAAMAGVRPSIINPFLYNEVNMTGTLNLLDICNKYKINKFIFASSSSVYGNNEKLPFTESDPVDSPISPYGATKKSGELLCHVYSHLYGFNIACLRFFTVYGPRQRPDLAIYKFTESILKGKEISIFGDGTTKRDYTYIDDIVQGIDKAITWTTTDKNKYEIFNLGGSTTIMLNYMIERIEIELGTKAIIKYLPMQPGDVNITYANISKSKEILGYKPITNFDYGIHKFVKWFKTIPLY, encoded by the coding sequence TTGAATAATTCGATTTTAGTAACTGGAGGAGCAGGCTTTATTGGTTCAAACCTCTGTGATTATTTATTAAAAAACAATAATAAAATAATTATTGTCGATAATTTTAATGACTTCTATAATCCTTTGATAAAAAGAAATAATATCACTAAGATACAAAATTCAATGAAAATCAACAATATTACTGATGATAATTTGATAATAAAAGAAGGCGATATCCGAGATACAATTTTTTTGACAAAAATATTTAGTTTATACAAAATAGACATAGTAATTCACCTTGCAGCTATGGCTGGTGTTCGCCCATCTATCATAAACCCATTTTTATATAACGAAGTAAACATGACTGGTACACTAAACTTATTAGACATATGTAATAAATATAAGATAAATAAGTTTATATTTGCCTCCTCTTCATCTGTATATGGAAATAACGAAAAGCTTCCCTTCACTGAGTCAGACCCTGTAGATTCGCCAATCTCACCTTACGGGGCCACTAAGAAGTCTGGTGAACTATTATGTCATGTTTATAGCCATCTATATGGGTTTAATATAGCTTGCCTTAGATTTTTCACTGTATATGGTCCAAGACAGAGACCCGATTTAGCTATCTATAAATTTACAGAATCTATTTTAAAAGGAAAAGAAATTTCTATTTTCGGAGATGGCACTACAAAACGAGATTACACCTATATAGATGATATAGTTCAAGGCATAGATAAAGCCATAACATGGACAACTACAGATAAGAATAAGTATGAAATCTTTAATTTAGGTGGTTCTACTACTATCATGCTTAACTATATGATAGAACGAATAGAAATCGAACTTGGTACTAAAGCAATTATTAAATATTTGCCTATGCAACCTGGTGACGTGAATATAACTTATGCTAATATTTCTAAATCGAAAGAAATTTTAGGCTATAAACCAATAACAAATTTTGATTATGGAATTCACAAATTTGTAAAATGGTTTAAAACTATTCCATTATATTAA